The segment AAAAGGTTGGCGTCGTTGGTGCGACCACTACGCGGCGCAGGCCATCGGCCGAAGCGTCGTGATAGCGCGCCTTCAGTCGCTCGATATCGGCCAGCATCTCGTCCAGCGTCTCGGGCACCAGCGCGGTGGCGCGCATACCCGGATGATCGGAGGCTGACTGGATGGCGCCGCCGCGGCACAGCACCAGGCGCATGCCAAGCTCTTCCGCTACCTCGAACAGCACGTCCCCGGTCTCCGCCCCATTGCCGTGGTGATACAGGTAGTGGTGATCGGCGCAGGTGGTGGTGCCGGACAGCAGCAGTTCGGCCATGCCCAGTCGCACGGCGGTACGAAAGATCTCCGGCGTGAAGCGCGCCAGGCGCGGGTAGGCGACGGAGGCCAGCCATTGTTCCAGCCCCACGTTCATGCCGCTGGGCACGGCCTTGAGCAGGTTCTGGAACAGGTGGTGGTGGGTGTTGACCCAGCCCGGGTAGACCACGCAACCGGTGGCGTCCAGCACAGTTTCGTCGCCCTGGCGCAGCAGGCCTGCACCGATCTCGGCGATGCGGCCGTCGCGGATGCGGATGTCGGCGGCGCCCGCTCGCGCGGCATTGCCGGTGCGGCCGGTCATCACGGCGGCGGCGTTGCGGATCAGAAGGCCGCCGGCGGGCGCGGCGCTGGTGGCGTTGGTGTTCTGCACCATGTTTCAGACCCCTTGGACGTTGTCGGCACTGGCGGGCAGCTCGTCGGCTTCACGGGCGGGCACGCCGTTGAGAATCAGGTTGAGCAGCACAGAGACCACGCAGGCGATGATCACGCTGCTGTGGACAAAGGGCTGCAGGAAGCCGGGCAGCTTCTCCAGCATGCCGGGCAGCATCACGGGCATCATCGCGCAGCCGAGCGTGATGGAGACGATGGAGAGGTTGTTGGGATTGCGGTCGTATTCGACCTCTCCCAGCGTCTTGATGCCGGCGGCCACGACTACGCCGAACATGACCATGGTTGCACCGCCCAGCGCCGCGGCCGGGATCGAGGCAAACAGGGCGCCGATCTTGGGCACCAGCGCTACGGCGCACAGCATCGCGCCGCAGGTGGCCACTACCCAGCGGCTGCGCACCCCGGTGACGATGACCAGGCCCACGTTCTCCATGAAGGCGATATACGGGAACGCCGCGAACATGCCGCCGATGGCGCTGGCCAGGCCGTTGGCACGCAGGCCGCGGGTGGCATCGCGCTCGGTCAGGGGGCGCTTGACGATATCGCCGACGGCGATGAACAGGCCCATCGATTCCACCATCTGCACCACCATCACGATCACCATGGTGGTGATGGCGCCCACGTTGAAGGTGGGCATGCCGAAGGCAAACGGCGTCACCATGGTGAACCACGGTGCGCGCGCGACTTCGTCGAAGCTGCCCATGCCCAGCATCCACGCCACCGCGCCGCCGACCAGCAGGCCGATCACGACGGACAGGTTGCGGATCAGCTCGCCGCCGTGCCGGTTGATGAACAGGATCAGCGCCACCACGCCGAAGGCAACGATGAAAAAAATGGGGGCGCCGAAATCCGACGCCCCCCTTCCGCCTCCAAACCAGTGAAACGAAACCGGGAACAGCGACAGGCCCACCGCGGTGATGGTGCAACCGCTAACCACCGGCGGGAAGAAGCGCTTGAGCTTGCCAATGATCGGCGCAAGGAACATCGCGATTACGCCCGCGGCGATGATGGCGCCGCAGACGCCGTTGAAGCCCAGCGACGGATCGGCGCCAATGGCGATGACGGGGCCCACTGAACTGAATGCAACGCCCTGCATCAGCGGCAGGCGCACGCCGAACTTCCAGAAGCCGACGGTCTGCAGCAGGGTGGCGATGCCGGAGGTGAACAGCGCGGTGCTGATCAGCATGGTGGTCTGCGCCGGCGTCATCTTGAGTGCGCCGGCCACGATCATCGGCACGGCGATGGCACCGAGATAACTGACCAGCATGTGCTGGAAGCCGAGCGTCGCCATGGCGCGTGCCGGCAGGACCTGGTCGACGGGGTGAACCGCTGCTTGCATGATGTTGTCTCCTGCCGCGTGCTGGGGGAAAGTGCGCCATGCCGGCGGCGGCTGGCCCGGTCTGTTGGTTGCCGGGCTCGGTCCGTCACGGTGCCATGCGCGGCGCATGGCCGACGCATGCCTTGCACAGTAGTGATGCACGGCATGCCGTCATAGCGCTATTGCGAAGGCCCTGGCACCGGGCCGCAATCGCGCTTGCAAAATGCGCGCCCGGGGCATCAGGGGTTTCCCTTGGGTTGCGTGAGGGCGGGGGTGGTCATAGGATGGATGCGCTTCTTCATTGCTATCCGAATGCGCCGGAAGCGAAGACGTATTCCCGGCGCTTTCCACCATTTTCCCAACGCCATGTCACCCACCGCAGGATGGTCTGCTGCTGCCTCCCGCTCGCCAGTCAGCCGCGGCGGTGACCTCGACCGCATCCAGTCTCTGTCCGGCCGCGTGTTCGGTCCCACGCGGCTGCGCGCGACGGAGGCCGATGCGGCGCTCGATGCCCGTATCGACACCAGCACCATCGGCCGGCTGACGCTGGTCACCATTGCCTACAACCAGGCAGTGCAGATCGAGCCGCAGCCGAACAAGGATGAGTTCGTGATCCAGACCGTGCTGGCGGGTACGTGCCGCGTGGAGACCCCGCGCGGTGCGATGCTGATGCCGCCGGGGGCGACCTTTGTGTTCTCGCCCACCGTGCCGGCCACGTTGTCGCTGGATCCGGGCTGCGAGCGCTTCAGCGTGGTGATCCGCCGGCAGCTGATCGACGAGGCGTTCCGCCAGCAGTTCAGCTTCGAGCCGCCGGTGCCGATTGAATTCGACATGCAGCCGGTGGCGGACGATGGCCGCGCCGCGCGCTGGCAGGCGCTGGTGAGCTACCTGCGCGCGGAAACGCGGGTGCGGCGCGAAGGCAGCGGCGTGCCGGCGGTGGACGGCAGCATCGAGCGCATCGTGCTGTCGACACTGCTGCTCGACCGCTTTGCCGCGGACGGCAATATGCTGCCGCGCCGGTTCGAGGCGGTGCTGCCTGACTATGTGCGCAATGCCATCGCCTACCTGCGCGCCAATCTTGAACAGCCGCTGACGCTGGAGCAGATCGCCGCACATTGCGGCGTATCGGCGCGCACCTTGCAGCTGGGTTTTCGCAAGAGCAAGAACACCACGCCGATGGAGTACCTGCGTCTGCTGCGCCTGCATGGCGCACGCGCCGATCTGCAACGGGCGCGGCAACAGAAGGGGATGGTCAGCGCGATTGCGCTGCGGCACGGCTTTACGCACCTGAGCCTGTTCTCGCGCGAGTACCGGCGCGAGTTTGGCGAGCTGCCGTCGCAGACCTTGCGGGCGGCAGCGCAGCAGGGGGGCTGACGGCGAGCCGGCCCCCTGTTGCTCAGGACCTTCAGCACTCAGATCGTGCCCGCCGCCACCAGTGCCTCGATCTCTGCCTCGTTCATGCCGAGCGACTTCAGGACAGAAGCAGAGTGCTCGCCGACTGCCGGAACATTCCCCATGGAAGCCGGTACGCCCGACAGCGTAGCCGGCGGCAGAAGTGCCTGGATGGCGCCACCCGGCGTCTGGACTTCCCGCCAGCGATTGCGTGCGGCAAATTGCGCGTGCTGCCAAACATCATGCATGTCGTTCAGGGGCGAGTTGGCAATGCCCCCGCGATCGAGACGTTTGACCAGCTGTTCCCCGGTCATGGAGCGGAGATGACTGGCGATCTCCTGGTCCAGCGCCGCGCGATTGGCGACGCGTTGGAGATTGGAGTTAAAGCGGTCATCTGCCGCCAGGGCCGGGTCCTCCAGCACCTCGGAGCAGAACCGCTGCCATTCCCGTTCGTTCTGCAGCCCGAAGATGACGCTGGCCCCATCGCCGGTCTGGTACTGGCCATAGGGGGCGATACCCGGATGCGCAACGCCGTTGCGTGCCGGCGGCGTGCCGCCATAGTGAGCAAAGTTCAGGGGATATGACATCCATTCGCTCAACGCCTCGAGCATGGTGACTTCAACCCGGAGGCCGGCGCCAGTCCGTGCGCGTTGCAGCAAGGCGGACAGGATGCCGGTATAGGCGTACATGCCAGCGGCAATGTCCGCGATGGAAATGCCGGTGCGCGACGGCGCAGCTTCCGTACCGCTTACCGAGATCAGGCCCGCAGCGGCCTGGATCAACAGGTCATAGGCCTTCTTGTCGCGGTATGGCCCGCTGTCACCATACCCTGAGATATCGCAGACGATCAGCTCAGGATAGTCAGCATGCAATGACTCGAAGTCCAGTCCCATGCGTTGGGCGGCTCCCGGCGCCAGGTTCTGGATGAACACGTCCGCTTCGGCGAGCAGCTTGTGCACGATCGCCTTGGCCTCGGGCTTCTTGAGATCCAGCGTGAGGCTTTCCTTGCCGCGATTTGCCCAGACAAAGAACGACGACTGGCCGTGCACGGAATGGTCATAGTCGCGGGCGAAATCGCCAACGAGCGGGCGTTCCACCTTGATGACGCGGGCGCCGAGATCGGCGAGCTGGCGGCTGGCGAAGGGCGCCGCTACAGCGTGCTCAAGCGCCAGAACGGTGATGCCATCAAGGGGGCGTAGGCTGGGTTTCAT is part of the Cupriavidus necator genome and harbors:
- a CDS encoding nucleobase:cation symporter-2 family protein, translating into MQAAVHPVDQVLPARAMATLGFQHMLVSYLGAIAVPMIVAGALKMTPAQTTMLISTALFTSGIATLLQTVGFWKFGVRLPLMQGVAFSSVGPVIAIGADPSLGFNGVCGAIIAAGVIAMFLAPIIGKLKRFFPPVVSGCTITAVGLSLFPVSFHWFGGGRGASDFGAPIFFIVAFGVVALILFINRHGGELIRNLSVVIGLLVGGAVAWMLGMGSFDEVARAPWFTMVTPFAFGMPTFNVGAITTMVIVMVVQMVESMGLFIAVGDIVKRPLTERDATRGLRANGLASAIGGMFAAFPYIAFMENVGLVIVTGVRSRWVVATCGAMLCAVALVPKIGALFASIPAAALGGATMVMFGVVVAAGIKTLGEVEYDRNPNNLSIVSITLGCAMMPVMLPGMLEKLPGFLQPFVHSSVIIACVVSVLLNLILNGVPAREADELPASADNVQGV
- a CDS encoding AraC family transcriptional regulator → MSPTAGWSAAASRSPVSRGGDLDRIQSLSGRVFGPTRLRATEADAALDARIDTSTIGRLTLVTIAYNQAVQIEPQPNKDEFVIQTVLAGTCRVETPRGAMLMPPGATFVFSPTVPATLSLDPGCERFSVVIRRQLIDEAFRQQFSFEPPVPIEFDMQPVADDGRAARWQALVSYLRAETRVRREGSGVPAVDGSIERIVLSTLLLDRFAADGNMLPRRFEAVLPDYVRNAIAYLRANLEQPLTLEQIAAHCGVSARTLQLGFRKSKNTTPMEYLRLLRLHGARADLQRARQQKGMVSAIALRHGFTHLSLFSREYRREFGELPSQTLRAAAQQGG
- a CDS encoding CaiB/BaiF CoA transferase family protein, producing MKPSLRPLDGITVLALEHAVAAPFASRQLADLGARVIKVERPLVGDFARDYDHSVHGQSSFFVWANRGKESLTLDLKKPEAKAIVHKLLAEADVFIQNLAPGAAQRMGLDFESLHADYPELIVCDISGYGDSGPYRDKKAYDLLIQAAAGLISVSGTEAAPSRTGISIADIAAGMYAYTGILSALLQRARTGAGLRVEVTMLEALSEWMSYPLNFAHYGGTPPARNGVAHPGIAPYGQYQTGDGASVIFGLQNEREWQRFCSEVLEDPALAADDRFNSNLQRVANRAALDQEIASHLRSMTGEQLVKRLDRGGIANSPLNDMHDVWQHAQFAARNRWREVQTPGGAIQALLPPATLSGVPASMGNVPAVGEHSASVLKSLGMNEAEIEALVAAGTI